A part of Actinomycetota bacterium genomic DNA contains:
- a CDS encoding type II secretion system F family protein produces MAHTYSYRVRDRQGKIVTGKLEADNEAAVSQRLREMGYFVIAVEEERVPITKREIRIFQPKVKSKDITVFTRQFATMINAGLPLVKCLSILSEQTESPVLTEVISDVQHEVEMGRSLSDALSKHPNIFKDLYTSMVKAGEIGGVLDDVLLRIANTLESEDEIRRRIKSAMTYPAAMFAISILLLFVMLIFVVPIFEKMFRDMGATLPFLTRIIVGISHFLASWKGLILLAVVIGGVVLLRRWLKTPAGRRKLDSLKLKLPVFGPLLHKMSLSRFSRTLGTLVASGVPILQALEITSSTVGNVLVAEAVENVRAGVKEGESIAKPLSQSPLFPPMVTQMLAIGEETGALDTMLNKVSDFYDSEVSSTVEALTSLLEPVLIVFLGVVVGTIVISLYMPIFSLISQFSKQG; encoded by the coding sequence ATGGCTCATACCTATTCCTACCGGGTGAGGGACCGTCAGGGGAAGATCGTCACCGGCAAGCTGGAGGCGGACAACGAGGCGGCGGTATCCCAGCGGCTCCGGGAGATGGGTTATTTCGTCATCGCCGTCGAGGAGGAAAGGGTTCCCATAACCAAGCGGGAGATCCGCATATTCCAGCCCAAGGTAAAATCCAAGGATATAACCGTCTTCACTCGCCAGTTCGCCACCATGATCAACGCCGGCCTCCCCTTGGTGAAGTGCCTGAGCATCCTCTCCGAGCAGACGGAGAGCCCGGTGCTCACCGAGGTGATAAGCGACGTGCAGCACGAGGTCGAGATGGGGCGCTCCCTTTCTGATGCCCTGTCGAAGCACCCCAACATCTTCAAGGACCTCTATACCAGCATGGTGAAGGCGGGCGAGATCGGCGGCGTTCTGGACGACGTACTGCTGCGTATAGCCAACACCCTGGAGAGCGAAGACGAGATCCGTCGCCGTATAAAGTCGGCCATGACCTATCCGGCGGCCATGTTCGCCATCTCCATACTGCTCCTCTTCGTAATGCTCATCTTCGTGGTGCCTATTTTCGAGAAGATGTTCCGGGACATGGGGGCCACCCTTCCCTTCCTGACCAGAATAATCGTGGGCATCAGCCACTTCCTGGCCAGCTGGAAGGGACTGATACTCCTGGCCGTGGTCATTGGAGGCGTTGTGCTGCTGCGCCGTTGGTTGAAGACCCCCGCAGGGAGGCGGAAGCTCGACTCCTTAAAGCTCAAGCTTCCCGTGTTCGGGCCGCTGCTGCACAAGATGTCCCTGTCCCGCTTCTCCCGCACCCTCGGGACGCTGGTGGCCAGCGGGGTGCCCATCCTACAAGCCCTGGAAATCACCTCCAGCACGGTGGGCAACGTCCTGGTGGCGGAGGCCGTGGAGAACGTTCGGGCAGGCGTCAAGGAAGGCGAGTCCATCGCCAAGCCCTTGAGCCAGAGTCCACTCTTTCCACCCATGGTCACCCAGATGCTGGCCATCGGGGAGGAAACCGGTGCCCTGGACACCATGCTCAACAAGGTATCGGACTTCTACGACTCGGAGGTTTCATCTACCGTCGAGGCTCTGACTTCCTTGCTGGAACCGGTCCTCATCGTCTTCCTGGGCGTGGTGGTGGGCACCATCGTCATCTCGCTCTACATGCCTATATTCTCGCTCATATCTCAGTTTTCGAAGCAGGGTTGA
- a CDS encoding helix-turn-helix domain-containing protein — protein MAGESGNKLLTVNEVANILRVSNMTVYRLVKSGQIPAIRVGKNYRIKESDVNEYLSRGTQRVDKG, from the coding sequence GTGGCTGGGGAGAGCGGCAATAAGCTGTTGACGGTCAATGAGGTGGCCAACATCCTCAGGGTTTCCAACATGACCGTGTACCGGCTGGTGAAGAGTGGCCAGATACCGGCCATACGCGTGGGAAAGAATTATCGCATCAAGGAAAGCGACGTCAACGAGTACCTCTCCAGGGGTACCCAGAGGGTGGACAAGGGTTGA
- the pilM gene encoding type IV pilus assembly protein PilM → MSPRKSKVYVGLDISSNSVKVAEVTLGKEAPVLSNLGMVPIPEGVVRDGEVEDGVTLAEALKELWSVTGIKEKSVILGIANQKVIVRPIELPYMEKEELDSALRFQVQEFIPIPVEDAILDYDIIEEFMTAEEERMLTVLLVAAHKEMINTFIEVLREAGLTPSTIDLKAFALPRSLIPLAELQAAYEETEAVCLINVGAGITNITILKENVPRFARFLLRGGDDFVRNIVNRLDMQWEEAEAVRRGKVVNPEAQEILQQDIFGFVGEIRRSIDYYIAQTQERAFRKVIVSGSGSLTVNLVQEMNRGLRMPVEIGRPLQNVQLGRLPYTPEELAEIEPSVAVCVGLALREVVE, encoded by the coding sequence ATGAGCCCCAGGAAGAGCAAGGTCTACGTAGGCCTGGACATCAGCTCCAACTCGGTGAAGGTCGCCGAGGTGACCCTTGGAAAGGAAGCGCCGGTCCTCTCTAACCTGGGGATGGTCCCCATTCCCGAGGGAGTGGTTCGGGACGGCGAGGTGGAGGACGGGGTAACCCTGGCCGAGGCACTCAAGGAACTCTGGTCCGTAACCGGAATCAAGGAGAAATCGGTCATCCTGGGGATCGCCAACCAGAAGGTCATCGTGCGCCCCATCGAGCTGCCCTACATGGAGAAGGAAGAGCTGGACAGCGCCCTACGCTTCCAGGTTCAGGAGTTCATCCCCATACCCGTCGAGGACGCCATCCTGGACTACGACATCATCGAGGAGTTCATGACCGCCGAGGAGGAGCGCATGCTCACCGTGCTCCTGGTGGCCGCCCACAAGGAGATGATCAACACCTTCATCGAGGTGCTGCGGGAGGCAGGCTTGACACCCTCGACGATCGACCTGAAGGCCTTTGCCCTCCCCCGCTCCCTCATACCCCTGGCGGAGCTGCAGGCCGCCTACGAGGAGACGGAGGCCGTGTGCCTGATAAACGTGGGGGCGGGTATTACCAATATTACCATCCTCAAGGAGAACGTTCCCCGCTTCGCCCGTTTCCTGCTCCGTGGCGGGGACGATTTCGTGAGGAACATAGTCAACCGCCTGGATATGCAGTGGGAGGAGGCGGAAGCGGTGCGCCGCGGGAAGGTGGTCAATCCCGAGGCCCAGGAAATTCTGCAGCAGGACATCTTCGGCTTCGTGGGGGAGATACGGCGTTCCATCGACTATTACATCGCCCAAACCCAGGAGAGGGCCTTCCGGAAGGTCATCGTCTCCGGGAGCGGCTCCCTCACCGTGAACCTGGTCCAGGAGATGAACCGTGGCCTGCGCATGCCGGTGGAGATCGGCAGGCCCCTTCAGAACGTGCAGCTTGGGCGACTGCCCTACACGCCGGAGGAGCTCGCGGAGATCGAGCCCTCGGTGGCGGTATGCGTGGGACTGGCCCTGCGGGAGGTGGTTGAGTAA
- the pilO gene encoding type 4a pilus biogenesis protein PilO: MRIRVGAGLWLLAVAIICVIVLVLGLFLIVFPQRNKVGEVEDRIAEVETSIQTEQNRLSQLKQLEKDPEQFTRQIEVLKQRIPENVELADVIEQIDHAAEEAGLDFFSFTPSIPVAAQNYYTMTCEATFNGRYFNLVEFFNHVERLPRSVKVVKLEIQEADAGLPYIQAVITFRVFFTTTQGIEGLITAPGGGAGAGGAGGGTP; encoded by the coding sequence ATGAGGATAAGAGTAGGGGCTGGATTATGGTTGTTGGCGGTGGCCATCATCTGTGTCATCGTGCTGGTCCTGGGCCTCTTCCTGATCGTCTTTCCCCAGAGGAACAAGGTGGGGGAGGTGGAGGACCGTATCGCCGAGGTGGAGACCAGCATCCAAACGGAACAGAACCGTCTCAGCCAGTTGAAGCAGCTCGAGAAAGATCCGGAGCAGTTTACCAGGCAGATAGAGGTGCTCAAGCAGCGTATCCCCGAGAACGTGGAGCTGGCCGACGTTATTGAGCAGATAGACCACGCTGCGGAGGAGGCGGGCCTGGATTTCTTCTCCTTCACCCCCTCCATACCCGTGGCGGCTCAGAACTATTACACGATGACCTGCGAGGCCACGTTCAATGGGAGATATTTCAACCTAGTGGAGTTCTTCAATCACGTCGAGCGCCTCCCACGCTCGGTGAAGGTGGTGAAGCTGGAAATCCAGGAGGCGGATGCCGGGCTTCCTTACATCCAGGCCGTAATCACCTTCAGGGTGTTTTTCACCACTACGCAGGGTATCGAGGGTCTGATCACCGCTCCCGGCGGGGGAGCGGGTGCCGGCGGAGCAGGCGGAGGCACACCTTAA
- the aroC gene encoding chorismate synthase: protein MLRFLDAGESHGFGIITIVEGMPMGIPVSREFLESELARRRLGYGRGARMSLEKDKVEILSGVRGGRTLGSPVAMLVRNAEYKKWMKIMSPGGDVEVEPLTRPRPGHADLAGVLKYGTRDIRDILERSSARETVGRVCAGALAKSLLAGFDIHVHSHILQVGEVRVPDRKALPRREEMAGADGDPLRCLDPEASRRMREEVDRARREGDTLGGVFEVVAYGVPAGLGSHVHWDRRLDARLAAAVMSIQGVKGVEIGEGFRLAGLRGSRAADPICHSRRRGFYRPTNRAGGLEGGMTNGEPVVVRAAMKPIPTLASPPETVDLLTKERVRAAVERADVCAVPAAAVIAEAALAFVLADALLEKLGGDSLQELEVRFRELVRRHRSF, encoded by the coding sequence ATGTTGAGGTTCCTGGATGCCGGTGAGTCACATGGATTTGGGATAATTACCATTGTGGAGGGCATGCCCATGGGAATTCCCGTGAGCCGTGAATTCCTCGAATCCGAACTGGCACGAAGGAGGTTGGGATACGGCAGGGGAGCCCGCATGTCCCTGGAAAAGGACAAGGTGGAGATACTGAGCGGGGTGAGAGGGGGACGTACCCTGGGAAGCCCGGTGGCCATGCTGGTTAGAAACGCTGAATATAAGAAGTGGATGAAGATAATGTCCCCCGGCGGCGATGTGGAGGTCGAACCCCTCACCAGGCCTCGGCCCGGCCACGCCGATTTGGCGGGAGTGCTCAAGTACGGGACAAGGGATATAAGGGACATACTGGAGCGTTCCTCGGCCCGGGAGACGGTGGGCAGGGTGTGCGCGGGTGCCCTGGCCAAGTCCCTCCTCGCCGGCTTCGACATTCACGTGCATTCCCACATCCTCCAGGTGGGGGAGGTGAGGGTCCCGGACAGGAAGGCCTTGCCGCGACGGGAGGAGATGGCGGGCGCCGACGGCGACCCCCTGCGCTGCCTTGATCCGGAAGCGTCGCGACGTATGCGCGAGGAAGTGGACCGCGCCCGACGGGAGGGCGACACCCTGGGTGGCGTTTTCGAGGTGGTGGCCTACGGGGTTCCAGCCGGCCTGGGGAGCCACGTGCACTGGGACCGGAGGCTGGACGCGCGCCTGGCGGCCGCGGTCATGTCCATCCAGGGCGTAAAAGGAGTGGAGATCGGGGAGGGTTTCCGGCTGGCGGGCCTGCGGGGCTCCAGGGCGGCAGACCCCATCTGTCATTCCCGCAGGAGGGGGTTTTACCGGCCGACCAACCGCGCCGGAGGGCTGGAAGGGGGGATGACCAACGGTGAGCCGGTGGTGGTCAGGGCGGCAATGAAGCCCATCCCCACCCTGGCCTCCCCCCCAGAGACCGTGGACCTATTGACCAAGGAGAGGGTGCGGGCGGCCGTAGAGAGGGCCGATGTGTGCGCCGTTCCGGCGGCGGCGGTGATCGCCGAAGCGGCGCTAGCCTTCGTACTCGCCGACGCCCTGCTGGAGAAACTCGGCGGCGACAGCCTGCAGGAATTGGAGGTCCGTTTCCGGGAACTTGTCAGGCGCCACAGGTCCTTTTAA
- a CDS encoding shikimate kinase, whose protein sequence is MKNLTLIGFMGAGKSAVGSLLAHRLKMGFVDLDEAISREAGMSVEEIFEREGEEGFRDRESRALREELQQEGIVLACGGGIVVRPENVRLLRDRCTVFYLRASRDSILRRVGGGEGRPLLAGGRVAERVEELLSRREEAYRQAAHYVVDTDGRSVEEVVEEIAGIWLRN, encoded by the coding sequence GTGAAGAACCTGACCCTCATCGGTTTCATGGGAGCGGGGAAAAGCGCGGTGGGAAGCCTCCTGGCCCATAGGCTGAAGATGGGATTCGTGGATCTCGACGAGGCCATCTCCAGGGAAGCGGGCATGAGCGTGGAGGAGATCTTCGAGCGCGAAGGGGAAGAGGGGTTTCGCGATCGGGAGAGCCGGGCCCTGCGCGAGGAATTGCAGCAGGAGGGGATAGTGCTGGCCTGCGGCGGGGGCATCGTCGTCCGCCCCGAGAACGTGAGGCTCCTGCGAGATAGATGCACCGTGTTCTACCTGCGAGCGAGCAGGGACAGCATCCTGCGGCGCGTGGGTGGAGGGGAGGGACGACCCCTCCTGGCGGGTGGGCGAGTGGCGGAGCGGGTGGAGGAGCTCCTCTCCCGGAGGGAGGAGGCCTATCGCCAGGCCGCCCATTACGTGGTGGACACCGACGGCCGCTCGGTGGAGGAAGTGGTGGAGGAAATAGCGGGGATATGGTTGCGGAACTGA
- the aroB gene encoding 3-dehydroquinate synthase, whose translation MVAELMVRAGGKEYPISVGRGIYGRVLPEALRRLAPARVAVVTHPTLREGYGQILEEAIQAGLSGEARVAWFTFPEGEENKNLRVVEEGYRHLIREGFTREDLVVAFGGGVVGDLAGFLSATYMRGVRYLQLPTTLMSMVDSSIGGKTGVDLLEGKNAVGCFHQPEAVIADVSVLETLPERELLSGLAEVAKYGFLYDREILQEMEGWPEGRPPQGYDFTSLVRRCAEHKVKAVEADERDLKGVRAFLNYGHTFGHALEAAAGYRLLRHGEAVALGMIMASRLAERSGLSRTPLEEGHLRVLLPLLQYIPSALEVSAQEVLGFMEADKKRGRAIRFVLLRDWQSPVLVDSPPVELVREAVGKTLEDLRGWMGYP comes from the coding sequence ATGGTTGCGGAACTGATGGTCCGGGCGGGAGGGAAGGAATATCCCATCTCGGTGGGGCGGGGAATTTACGGACGCGTGCTTCCGGAGGCACTCCGCCGCCTCGCCCCCGCACGGGTGGCGGTAGTAACCCATCCAACCCTGCGGGAGGGATACGGCCAGATCCTGGAGGAGGCCATCCAGGCAGGGTTATCCGGAGAGGCACGTGTGGCCTGGTTCACCTTTCCCGAGGGCGAGGAGAACAAGAACCTCCGCGTGGTGGAGGAGGGATACCGCCACCTCATCCGGGAGGGATTCACCCGGGAGGACCTGGTGGTGGCCTTCGGAGGTGGTGTGGTGGGTGACCTGGCCGGTTTCCTGTCCGCCACCTACATGCGGGGGGTCCGCTACCTGCAGCTTCCCACCACCCTGATGTCCATGGTGGATTCGAGCATCGGAGGGAAGACGGGGGTGGACCTCCTAGAGGGGAAGAACGCCGTGGGTTGTTTCCATCAGCCCGAGGCGGTGATAGCCGACGTCTCGGTGCTGGAGACCCTTCCGGAGAGGGAGTTGTTGAGCGGGCTGGCCGAGGTGGCCAAGTACGGTTTCCTCTACGACCGGGAGATCCTCCAGGAGATGGAGGGCTGGCCGGAGGGGAGGCCACCGCAGGGATACGATTTCACCTCCCTGGTGCGCCGCTGTGCGGAGCACAAGGTGAAGGCGGTGGAGGCGGACGAGAGGGACCTGAAGGGAGTACGCGCCTTCCTCAACTACGGGCATACCTTCGGCCACGCCCTGGAGGCGGCTGCCGGATACCGGCTGCTGCGCCACGGCGAGGCGGTGGCCCTGGGGATGATCATGGCCTCCCGGCTGGCGGAGCGGAGCGGCCTGTCCCGAACCCCCCTGGAGGAGGGACACCTCCGCGTGCTCCTCCCCCTCCTGCAGTATATTCCTTCCGCCCTGGAGGTCTCCGCCCAGGAGGTCCTGGGTTTCATGGAGGCGGACAAGAAGCGGGGGCGGGCGATCCGTTTCGTGCTTCTCAGGGATTGGCAGTCCCCGGTTCTGGTGGACTCACCCCCGGTGGAGCTGGTGAGGGAGGCGGTGGGAAAGACCCTGGAGGACTTGCGCGGATGGATGGGATACCCCTAA
- the aroQ gene encoding type II 3-dehydroquinate dehydratase, with protein MPLIAVVNGPNLNLLGERDPEIYGTIGWEEVRDALRERAAEMGVELEFFQSNHEGAIIDYLQGLRGRAAGLVINPGALTHYGYSLRDALADLDIPAIEVHLSNIFAREEWRARSVVSPVVRGVISGLGTEGYLSAVRIMAEWVR; from the coding sequence ATGCCTCTTATCGCCGTGGTCAACGGCCCCAACCTCAACCTGCTCGGGGAACGGGACCCGGAGATATACGGGACGATCGGCTGGGAGGAAGTCAGGGACGCACTCCGGGAAAGGGCGGCCGAGATGGGGGTGGAGCTGGAGTTTTTCCAGAGCAACCACGAAGGGGCCATCATCGATTACCTGCAGGGCCTGCGGGGTCGCGCCGCCGGCCTGGTAATCAACCCCGGGGCCCTGACCCATTACGGATACTCTCTGCGGGACGCCCTGGCGGACCTGGACATCCCAGCCATCGAGGTGCACCTAAGCAACATCTTCGCCCGGGAGGAATGGAGGGCACGTTCGGTGGTCTCCCCGGTGGTCAGAGGAGTGATAAGCGGCCTGGGGACGGAGGGATACCTGAGCGCCGTGAGAATTATGGCGGAGTGGGTGCGATAA